A single region of the Massilia sp. erpn genome encodes:
- a CDS encoding M14 family zinc carboxypeptidase, producing MLTPYEQGNQNQTTLWADCIAFYEELAKRFPQVLRFEQAGISDAGIPVHVGVVSADGVFDREQIKREGRTVFFNNNGIHPGEPEGVDACMAIVRDLCFEPQRLAALGKTVLLFIPVYNVDGCLNRANTSRPNQEGPELFGFRGNSRHLDLNRDFVKCDTLNAKLFNQVLTAWDPDVMVDTHTSNGADYSYTMTLIHTQADKLGGGLGAFLRHTMLPHLFKEMDARGWPTCPYVNPIKDSPDDGIAEFLEVPRFSTGFAALHHVIGFMPETHMLKPYKDRYESMRALLDISMAFTVANGEEIKKLRAAAKAQGREQKEWTVTWKMDEANPTSFRFKGYEAVYSPSVIGNYTRLSYDRSKPWERDIPYYSNFLPDTVVRAPKAYVVPQTWREVIERLQWNGVQMQRVEQPTTVQAQYYHIAGVVSRPGPYEGHMFHDDVQLEARQASFQLNPGDYIISLDQDNARYAVETLEPQAHDSFFRWGFFNAIMEKKEAISDYVFEDLASELLRTEPELKAKFDQWKEANPELLSNQDAVLGFIFHNCAAHAEPEWRRYPVLSIF from the coding sequence ATGCTGACTCCCTATGAACAGGGCAACCAGAATCAGACCACCCTGTGGGCCGACTGCATTGCCTTCTATGAAGAACTGGCAAAACGCTTCCCCCAGGTGCTGCGCTTTGAACAGGCAGGCATCTCCGATGCCGGCATCCCGGTTCATGTGGGCGTGGTAAGCGCCGACGGCGTATTCGACCGCGAACAGATCAAGCGCGAAGGCCGCACCGTCTTCTTCAACAATAACGGCATCCACCCCGGCGAGCCGGAAGGCGTGGACGCCTGCATGGCCATCGTGCGCGACCTGTGCTTCGAGCCGCAGCGCCTGGCCGCGCTGGGCAAGACCGTGCTGCTGTTCATCCCCGTCTACAACGTGGACGGTTGCCTGAACCGCGCCAACACTTCGCGCCCGAACCAGGAAGGCCCGGAGCTGTTCGGCTTCCGCGGCAACAGCCGCCATCTGGACCTGAACCGCGACTTCGTCAAATGCGACACGCTCAACGCGAAGCTGTTCAACCAAGTCCTGACGGCCTGGGATCCGGACGTGATGGTCGATACCCACACTTCGAACGGCGCCGACTACAGCTACACCATGACGCTGATCCACACCCAGGCCGATAAGCTGGGCGGCGGTCTGGGCGCCTTCCTGCGCCACACCATGCTGCCGCATCTCTTCAAGGAGATGGATGCACGCGGCTGGCCGACCTGCCCCTACGTCAATCCCATCAAGGACAGCCCGGACGATGGCATCGCCGAATTCCTGGAAGTGCCGCGCTTCTCCACCGGTTTCGCCGCCCTGCACCATGTGATCGGCTTTATGCCGGAAACGCATATGCTCAAGCCCTACAAGGACCGCTACGAATCGATGCGCGCCCTGCTGGACATCAGCATGGCCTTCACCGTGGCCAATGGCGAGGAAATCAAGAAGCTGCGCGCCGCCGCCAAGGCCCAGGGCCGCGAGCAGAAGGAATGGACCGTGACCTGGAAGATGGACGAAGCCAATCCAACCAGCTTCCGCTTCAAGGGTTACGAAGCGGTGTATTCGCCCAGCGTGATCGGCAACTACACGCGCCTGTCCTACGATCGCAGCAAGCCGTGGGAACGCGACATCCCGTATTACAGCAACTTCCTGCCCGACACCGTGGTGCGCGCGCCGAAAGCCTATGTGGTGCCGCAGACCTGGCGCGAAGTGATCGAGCGCCTGCAATGGAATGGCGTGCAAATGCAGCGCGTCGAGCAGCCGACCACCGTGCAGGCGCAGTACTACCACATCGCCGGCGTGGTTTCGCGTCCCGGCCCATATGAAGGCCATATGTTCCATGACGATGTGCAGCTTGAAGCGCGCCAGGCCAGCTTCCAGCTGAACCCGGGCGACTACATCATCTCCCTGGACCAGGACAATGCGCGCTACGCCGTTGAAACCCTGGAACCGCAAGCGCACGACAGCTTCTTCCGCTGGGGCTTCTTCAACGCCATCATGGAAAAGAAGGAAGCGATCTCGGACTATGTGTTCGAAGACCTGGCGTCCGAGCTGCTGCGCACCGAACCTGAGCTGAAAGCGAAGTTCGATCAATGGAAGGAAGCCAATCCGGAATTGCTGTCCAACCAGGACGCCGTGCTGGGCTTCATCTTCCACAACTGCGCGGCTCACGCCGAACCGGAATGGCGCCGCTACCCGGTCCTGTCCATCTTCTAA
- a CDS encoding S46 family peptidase yields MKKTLIALAVLSTASAAYADEGMWMPQQLPQVAKDLKAAGLKLDPASLTKLTEFPMGAIVSLGGCSASFVSPQGLVVTNHHCVYNSVAQNSRPERDLLANGFVARSLKEELPAAPGSRIFVTTEVLNVTDKVVTADVAKLSGKQRSDAIEKNQKAIVAECEKDAGHRCTVSSFYGGLEFYKIKQLEIRDVRLVHAPPAGVGKFGGDTDNWMWPRHTGDYGFYRAYVSKDGKAADYSEDNVPYVPKHHLKLAKEGVKEGDFVMVLGYPGRTNRHRLPSEVAYTFDWNYPAFVKASGENLAIIARETKDDKDAALKYAGQVASINNYYKNRQGMLNSYAGSDFLARKTAQQNELKAWVNGNPQRQKEFGADIERVEKLIAQRDAETKRDFNLSYGQPRLLSSARSLYRLANETQKPDAERKAGYQVRDLPRFKSSVAGLVRTYDEKVDKALVLHHLKNYLAQPAAEHNASFNAALGLKAGMSEAELKAAIDTLYAGSKLGDAKERAAWLDKSPADFKASNDSFIKAAVAMYEEGLKEEAKDEELAGNIQQAYGSYMKAKIAFMKTKGQAVYPDANSTLRVTFGKIAGRDHGADGTTWTAFTTVNGVAAKATGEGEFNAPKAQLEAIKNKDFGKFVDPKLKTVPVNFLATLDITGGNSGSAALNSKAELVGLAFDGTLDSIISDWDFNKANTRDIQVDLRYMLWNMKHIDKANNLLEEMSAE; encoded by the coding sequence ATGAAAAAAACACTGATCGCGCTCGCCGTCCTGAGCACCGCTTCCGCCGCCTATGCCGACGAAGGCATGTGGATGCCGCAACAGCTGCCCCAGGTCGCCAAGGATCTGAAAGCCGCCGGCCTGAAACTGGACCCGGCCTCGCTGACCAAGCTGACCGAATTCCCGATGGGCGCCATCGTCAGCCTGGGCGGCTGCTCGGCCTCCTTCGTCTCGCCGCAAGGCCTGGTGGTGACCAACCACCACTGCGTGTACAACAGCGTGGCGCAGAACTCCCGTCCTGAGCGCGATCTGCTGGCCAACGGCTTCGTGGCCCGCAGCCTGAAAGAAGAACTGCCGGCCGCACCGGGCAGCCGCATCTTCGTCACCACCGAAGTGCTGAACGTGACCGACAAGGTCGTTACCGCCGACGTGGCCAAGCTGAGCGGCAAGCAGCGCTCCGACGCCATCGAGAAGAACCAGAAAGCCATCGTGGCCGAGTGCGAAAAAGACGCCGGCCACCGCTGCACCGTATCCTCCTTCTACGGCGGCCTGGAGTTCTACAAGATCAAGCAGCTGGAAATCCGCGACGTGCGCCTGGTGCACGCGCCACCGGCCGGCGTGGGCAAATTCGGCGGCGACACCGACAACTGGATGTGGCCGCGCCACACCGGCGACTACGGCTTCTACCGCGCTTACGTGAGCAAGGATGGCAAGGCCGCCGACTACAGCGAAGACAATGTGCCTTACGTGCCGAAGCACCACCTGAAACTGGCCAAGGAAGGCGTGAAGGAAGGCGACTTCGTGATGGTGCTGGGCTACCCAGGCCGCACCAACCGCCACCGCCTGCCATCGGAAGTGGCGTACACCTTCGACTGGAACTATCCCGCCTTCGTGAAGGCGTCGGGCGAAAACCTGGCGATCATCGCGCGCGAAACCAAGGATGACAAGGACGCCGCCCTGAAATACGCGGGCCAGGTTGCCAGCATCAACAACTACTACAAAAACCGCCAGGGCATGCTGAACTCCTACGCGGGCAGCGACTTCCTGGCGCGCAAGACCGCCCAGCAGAATGAGCTGAAAGCCTGGGTCAATGGCAATCCTCAGCGCCAGAAGGAATTCGGCGCCGACATCGAACGCGTGGAAAAACTGATCGCCCAGCGCGACGCCGAAACCAAGCGCGATTTCAACCTGTCCTACGGCCAGCCACGCCTGCTGAGCAGCGCCCGCTCGCTGTACCGCCTGGCGAACGAAACCCAGAAACCGGACGCTGAGCGCAAAGCCGGCTACCAGGTGCGCGACCTGCCGCGCTTCAAGTCCAGCGTTGCGGGCCTGGTGCGTACCTATGACGAGAAAGTGGACAAGGCCCTGGTCCTGCACCACCTGAAAAACTACCTGGCCCAGCCAGCCGCTGAGCATAACGCCTCCTTCAACGCCGCCCTCGGCCTGAAAGCCGGCATGAGCGAAGCGGAACTGAAAGCCGCCATCGACACCCTGTACGCAGGCAGCAAGCTGGGCGACGCCAAAGAGCGCGCCGCCTGGCTGGACAAATCGCCAGCCGACTTCAAGGCCAGCAACGACAGCTTCATCAAAGCCGCCGTCGCCATGTATGAAGAAGGCTTGAAGGAAGAAGCCAAGGACGAGGAACTGGCCGGCAATATTCAGCAAGCCTACGGCAGCTACATGAAAGCGAAGATCGCCTTCATGAAGACCAAGGGCCAAGCCGTGTACCCGGACGCCAACAGCACCCTGCGCGTGACCTTCGGCAAGATCGCCGGCCGCGACCACGGCGCCGACGGCACCACCTGGACCGCCTTCACCACCGTCAACGGCGTGGCCGCCAAAGCCACCGGCGAAGGCGAGTTCAATGCGCCGAAAGCCCAGCTGGAAGCCATCAAGAACAAGGACTTCGGCAAGTTCGTCGATCCTAAGCTGAAGACCGTGCCGGTCAACTTCCTGGCGACGCTGGACATCACCGGCGGCAACTCCGGTTCCGCCGCGCTGAACTCGAAAGCCGAGCTGGTAGGCCTGGCCTTCGACGGCACGCTGGACTCCATCATCTCCGACTGGGACTTCAACAAGGCCAACACCCGCGACATCCAGGTCGACCTGCGCTACATGCTGTGGAATATGAAGCACATCGACAAGGCCAACAACCTGCTGGAGGAAATGAGCGCCGAGTAA
- a CDS encoding glutathione S-transferase family protein, which translates to MLTFYTANTPNGHKIAIALQELELPHETRRVDLNAGEQHRAPFSEMSPNHKIPLLVDGEQAIFESGAILIHLADKVGRLLPAQGEARSRVLQWLFLQVAHIGPMLGQLWYFRHGTQEHNAQALERYEREVRRLYGVMEAQLQRSAWLAGAQYSIADVATFPWLRSYHELGLDIAAWPAVQAWLARIEQRPAVQRALAAQQGA; encoded by the coding sequence ATGCTGACCTTCTACACCGCCAACACGCCCAACGGCCACAAGATCGCCATCGCCCTGCAGGAGCTGGAGCTGCCGCATGAAACCCGGCGCGTCGACCTGAACGCGGGCGAGCAGCATCGCGCGCCGTTCAGCGAGATGAGCCCCAACCACAAGATTCCGCTGCTGGTCGATGGCGAGCAGGCCATCTTCGAATCGGGCGCGATCCTGATCCACCTGGCCGACAAGGTGGGGCGCCTGCTGCCGGCGCAAGGCGAAGCGCGCAGCCGCGTGCTGCAATGGCTGTTCCTGCAGGTGGCCCATATCGGCCCGATGCTGGGCCAACTCTGGTACTTCCGCCACGGCACCCAGGAACACAATGCCCAGGCCTTGGAACGCTATGAGCGCGAGGTGCGCCGCCTGTATGGTGTGATGGAGGCGCAGCTGCAGCGCAGCGCATGGCTGGCCGGCGCGCAGTACTCGATCGCCGATGTGGCCACCTTCCCCTGGTTGCGCAGCTATCATGAACTGGGCCTCGACATCGCCGCCTGGCCGGCAGTGCAAGCCTGGCTGGCGCGCATCGAGCAGCGTCCCGCCGTGCAGCGCGCGCTGGCCGCGCAGCAAGGCGCATGA
- a CDS encoding NADPH-dependent FMN reductase gives MADKKIAVLVGSLRKESLNRKFAQELIAQAPAGLQLEIVEIGDLGLFNQDLDETGPLPAVWTAFRTKLKASDAILIVTPEYNRSVPGVLKNAIDIASRPYGHSIWDGKPVAVMSVSPGAIGGFGANHHVRQSMVSMNAPVMPAPEAYIGNAASLLGEDGKVNNDRTKELLQKFITAFSAWADTNAPKNA, from the coding sequence ATGGCCGATAAAAAAATCGCTGTTCTCGTTGGCAGCCTGCGCAAGGAATCGCTGAACCGCAAGTTTGCGCAGGAGCTGATCGCCCAGGCGCCGGCCGGTCTGCAGCTGGAAATCGTCGAGATCGGCGATCTGGGCCTGTTCAACCAGGACCTGGACGAAACCGGCCCGCTGCCCGCCGTATGGACCGCCTTCCGCACCAAGCTGAAAGCCAGCGACGCCATCCTGATCGTGACCCCGGAATACAACCGTTCGGTGCCGGGCGTGCTGAAAAACGCCATCGATATCGCCTCCCGCCCTTATGGCCACAGCATCTGGGACGGCAAGCCGGTGGCGGTGATGTCGGTCTCGCCGGGCGCCATCGGCGGCTTCGGCGCCAACCATCACGTGCGCCAGTCCATGGTGTCGATGAACGCCCCGGTGATGCCGGCGCCGGAAGCCTATATCGGCAACGCCGCCAGCCTGCTGGGCGAAGACGGCAAGGTGAACAACGATCGCACCAAGGAACTGCTGCAGAAGTTCATTACCGCCTTCAGCGCCTGGGCCGACACCAACGCACCGAAAAATGCCTGA
- a CDS encoding multidrug efflux SMR transporter codes for MAWLLLLAAALVDIAMAIALKYADGWTRLWPSILGLACANGAIVLLTLALRQLPVGTAFAIFTGIGAAGAAVLGILFYGESAAPLRLLLIAAIILAIAGLKLTQP; via the coding sequence GTGGCCTGGCTCCTGCTGTTGGCCGCCGCCCTGGTCGACATTGCCATGGCCATCGCGCTCAAGTACGCCGATGGCTGGACCCGGCTCTGGCCCAGCATCCTGGGCCTGGCCTGCGCCAACGGTGCCATTGTGCTGCTGACCTTGGCGCTGCGCCAGCTTCCGGTCGGCACCGCCTTCGCCATCTTCACCGGCATCGGCGCGGCCGGCGCGGCCGTCCTCGGCATTCTGTTCTACGGCGAAAGCGCCGCCCCGCTGCGCCTGCTGCTGATCGCCGCCATCATCCTCGCCATCGCCGGCCTCAAGCTCACCCAGCCCTGA
- a CDS encoding EamA family transporter, whose translation MSGTPLTGRDLTAALCVVLIWGTNFVAMKYGLRDFTPFQLGAGRFLFAVLPLVFFIRPPKLHWKWLLLYGLCQGVGQFGFVFLSLKVGMSAALASVILQTQVFFTAFYGFILLGERPSRSLLAGLFLAALGLGCFAINYLGPEALAGGTTLGGFLLCLCGAAMWAASNIVVRRAQQATPHFDTLAFMVWSSLAPILPFIALSLLFDAPESRWHWTGAPLGTWAALAYLGWMATIIGYALWTGLLKRHPANRVAPFSLGVPVVGITAGMVALGDVITGWQWAGIGLIVAALACVLFGPRLFGSAPR comes from the coding sequence ATGAGCGGCACGCCCCTGACAGGACGCGATCTCACGGCGGCACTGTGCGTCGTTCTGATCTGGGGCACCAATTTCGTGGCGATGAAATATGGCTTGCGCGACTTCACGCCGTTCCAGCTGGGCGCGGGACGCTTCCTGTTTGCCGTGCTGCCGCTGGTGTTCTTCATCCGACCGCCCAAGCTGCACTGGAAATGGCTGCTGCTGTATGGGCTGTGCCAGGGCGTGGGCCAGTTCGGTTTCGTCTTCCTGTCGCTGAAGGTGGGCATGTCGGCGGCGCTGGCCTCCGTCATTTTGCAGACCCAGGTTTTCTTCACGGCCTTTTACGGCTTCATCCTGCTGGGCGAGCGCCCCAGCCGCTCGCTGCTGGCCGGACTGTTCCTGGCGGCGCTGGGGCTGGGCTGCTTCGCCATCAACTATCTCGGGCCGGAGGCGCTGGCGGGCGGCACCACGCTGGGCGGCTTCCTGCTCTGCTTGTGCGGTGCGGCGATGTGGGCCGCCTCGAATATCGTGGTGCGGCGCGCCCAGCAAGCCACGCCGCATTTCGACACGCTGGCCTTCATGGTGTGGAGCAGCCTGGCGCCAATCCTGCCCTTTATCGCGCTCTCGCTGCTGTTCGATGCACCGGAAAGCCGCTGGCACTGGACCGGCGCGCCGCTTGGCACCTGGGCCGCGCTGGCGTATCTGGGCTGGATGGCGACCATCATCGGCTATGCGCTGTGGACCGGGCTGCTGAAGCGGCATCCCGCCAACCGCGTGGCGCCCTTCAGCCTGGGCGTGCCGGTGGTCGGCATCACGGCGGGCATGGTGGCGCTGGGCGATGTCATCACCGGCTGGCAGTGGGCGGGCATCGGCTTGATCGTGGCAGCGCTGGCCTGTGTGCTGTTCGGGCCACGGTTGTTCGGCAGCGCGCCACGCTGA
- a CDS encoding FUSC family membrane protein, whose product MHYALNPRTFFYSHYFHLGLRFGAGLVGITFLALQFTDMETAMTVGIGALCTALMDMPSPLRHKFNEMLASVLLCSAVTLLISLCAPYYWLLMTTLVLISFFASMMVVYGKKSMPLQLATLFIMTMSMEHQMTPAQAFHHVGLFTLGAIAYLAYAMGVAWLLRHRIKQQVLAEALFELAAYIDIKADFYDVRYNLTEQFNKLVRHQALLADRQQASRDLILRSHQNRKDAIVVQVHVCMLDLYELILSTHTDYAQLRVHLVDSPAMKTLHDIAYKAARDIESVAYAVTRKLASYAAISYEPELEAIEAHLQQLQAEADAGKPRQEALAVLRAQRNKIRAIIRMIGELHVSSQRIYEGTPFWVDADMQPFLSQQKYELQLMLSHFRMDSPVFRFSLRVAMAIACGLAVGSLLPYAAHSYWIVLTIVIILKPSFSMTKQRRSDRIVGTVIGCVITAVILRFLNWPAFILACLVLSTIATPTFIYLRYRYAAIAVSIMILLQMSLVAPHDVNLITERLIDTFIGAAVATVFSFVLANWEYQSLPRLIRQVLDANLSYMEASFDLLQGQSRNDFPYRIQRKRLMDSLSGLSAALVRMLDEPASKQRAVEDINLFIVQNYLLVAHVAALRAILRRHAKDIPVDAVNAMLLYSHDQVGRTLAAALARHGGTAPRKAGMEALTPIPSSFAEVPWSGWPLVQRRIRLLQADADKIIIHSEAIMRDVAPGATAAGRAA is encoded by the coding sequence ATGCATTACGCTTTAAATCCGCGCACCTTTTTCTATAGCCACTATTTTCATTTGGGCTTGCGCTTCGGCGCGGGCCTGGTAGGCATCACCTTCCTCGCCCTGCAGTTCACCGATATGGAAACTGCGATGACGGTCGGCATCGGCGCCCTGTGCACGGCGCTGATGGATATGCCCAGCCCCCTGCGTCACAAATTCAACGAGATGCTGGCGTCGGTGCTGCTGTGCAGCGCCGTGACCCTGCTCATCAGCCTATGCGCGCCCTACTACTGGCTGCTGATGACCACCCTGGTGCTGATCAGCTTCTTCGCCAGCATGATGGTGGTGTATGGGAAGAAGTCCATGCCGCTGCAGCTGGCCACCCTCTTCATCATGACGATGTCGATGGAGCACCAGATGACGCCGGCCCAGGCCTTCCACCACGTCGGCCTGTTCACGCTGGGCGCCATCGCCTACCTGGCCTATGCCATGGGCGTGGCCTGGCTGCTGCGCCACCGCATCAAGCAGCAGGTGCTGGCCGAAGCGCTGTTCGAGCTGGCCGCCTACATCGACATCAAGGCCGACTTCTACGATGTGCGCTATAACCTGACGGAGCAGTTCAACAAGCTGGTGCGCCACCAGGCCTTGCTGGCCGACCGCCAGCAGGCATCGCGCGACCTGATCCTGCGCAGCCACCAGAACCGCAAGGATGCCATCGTGGTGCAGGTCCACGTCTGCATGCTGGACCTGTATGAGCTGATCCTGTCCACGCATACCGACTACGCCCAGCTGCGCGTCCACCTGGTCGACTCGCCTGCGATGAAGACTCTGCACGATATCGCCTACAAGGCCGCGCGCGACATCGAGTCGGTGGCGTATGCGGTGACGCGCAAGCTGGCCTCCTACGCGGCGATCAGCTACGAACCGGAACTGGAGGCCATCGAGGCCCATCTGCAGCAGTTGCAGGCCGAGGCCGACGCCGGCAAGCCGCGCCAGGAAGCGCTGGCCGTGCTGCGCGCCCAGCGCAACAAGATCCGCGCCATCATCCGCATGATCGGCGAGCTGCATGTGTCGAGCCAGCGTATTTACGAAGGCACGCCGTTCTGGGTCGACGCCGATATGCAGCCCTTCCTCTCGCAGCAGAAGTACGAGCTGCAGCTGATGCTGTCGCACTTCCGCATGGACTCGCCGGTCTTCCGCTTTTCGCTGCGGGTGGCGATGGCGATCGCCTGCGGCCTGGCCGTGGGCAGCCTGCTGCCGTATGCGGCGCACAGCTACTGGATCGTGCTGACCATCGTCATCATCCTGAAGCCCAGCTTCAGCATGACCAAGCAGCGCCGCAGCGACCGCATCGTCGGCACGGTAATCGGCTGCGTGATCACGGCCGTGATCCTGCGCTTCCTCAACTGGCCGGCGTTCATCCTGGCCTGCCTGGTGCTGTCCACCATCGCCACGCCCACCTTCATCTACCTGCGCTACCGCTATGCGGCAATTGCAGTCAGCATCATGATCCTGCTGCAAATGAGCCTGGTGGCGCCGCATGACGTGAACCTGATCACCGAGCGCCTGATCGACACCTTCATCGGCGCGGCCGTGGCCACGGTGTTCAGCTTTGTGCTGGCGAACTGGGAATATCAGAGCCTGCCGCGCCTGATCCGCCAAGTGCTGGATGCGAATCTGAGTTATATGGAAGCGAGCTTCGACCTGCTGCAAGGCCAGTCGCGCAACGACTTCCCTTACCGCATCCAGCGCAAGCGTCTGATGGACAGCCTGTCCGGCCTGAGCGCGGCCCTGGTGCGCATGCTGGACGAACCGGCCAGCAAGCAGCGCGCGGTGGAAGACATCAACCTCTTCATCGTGCAGAACTATCTGCTGGTAGCCCATGTGGCGGCGCTGCGCGCCATCCTGCGCCGCCATGCCAAGGATATTCCGGTCGATGCCGTGAACGCCATGCTGCTCTACAGCCATGACCAGGTAGGCCGCACGCTGGCGGCGGCCCTGGCAAGGCACGGCGGCACGGCGCCGCGCAAGGCGGGCATGGAGGCGCTGACGCCGATTCCGTCGAGCTTTGCCGAAGTGCCGTGGTCGGGCTGGCCGCTGGTACAGCGCCGCATCCGCCTGCTGCAGGCCGATGCCGACAAGATCATCATCCACAGTGAAGCCATCATGCGCGACGTGGCGCCCGGCGCCACAGCGGCTGGCAGAGCGGCATGA
- a CDS encoding diguanylate cyclase translates to MSLRSKLMLALLLTGLASVALVGGLTYISVNAKVDSIRQQQAAQHFHSFMTAYLAEYGDWQTAIASESFDQFVQRRQARAPQGERPSDLLERMPPEVDRQSHHEADGGERHGPPPHAAPPHNGPQRMPPDGYSRHRPPPPGAEQEPPPPIREGQPAWQPENPPPHEARPRRDGQPLFRFLLTDAEYRVLLGAGLASNGSILPVDMRKGLRPLLVEGRTVAYVSPQSVLTPTPQEREYLAAIRSSLLAGVAAATALALGLGLLLSRSLSSRLSYLTDAVRAMHKGSLLQQVPVRGKDEVAELATAFNAMSEDLARSHAELNASHQTILQQAAQLRELSIRDGLTGLYNRRHFDEQATTLFNQAVRHQRPLSLMIGDIDHFKRINDQFSHAVGDAVLRQVSALLRNHIRQSDLVARYGGEEFVLALPETAGPQAVALCEKLRRRIEDHPWQDIHPGLKVTMSMGVSVDVASGSAEAMLRQADALLYQAKGAGRNQVCFA, encoded by the coding sequence ATGTCCTTGCGTTCCAAACTGATGCTGGCCCTGCTGCTGACCGGGCTGGCTTCGGTGGCCCTGGTGGGCGGGCTTACTTATATCAGCGTCAACGCCAAAGTGGACTCGATCCGCCAGCAGCAAGCCGCCCAGCACTTTCACAGCTTTATGACCGCCTACCTGGCCGAGTATGGCGACTGGCAGACGGCCATCGCCAGCGAGTCCTTCGACCAGTTCGTGCAGCGCCGCCAGGCGCGCGCGCCGCAGGGCGAACGTCCCAGCGATCTGCTGGAACGTATGCCGCCCGAAGTGGACCGCCAATCGCACCATGAAGCGGATGGTGGCGAGCGCCATGGCCCGCCGCCCCATGCTGCGCCGCCACATAATGGCCCACAGCGCATGCCGCCGGACGGCTACTCACGGCATCGCCCGCCGCCGCCCGGCGCCGAGCAAGAACCGCCGCCCCCGATACGGGAAGGGCAGCCTGCCTGGCAGCCCGAAAATCCGCCGCCGCATGAGGCGCGTCCGCGCCGCGACGGCCAGCCGCTGTTCCGCTTTCTGCTGACCGATGCCGAATACCGCGTGCTGCTGGGCGCCGGCCTGGCCAGCAACGGCAGCATCCTGCCGGTCGACATGCGCAAGGGGCTGCGTCCGCTGCTGGTGGAGGGGCGCACCGTGGCCTATGTTTCGCCGCAAAGCGTGCTGACGCCGACGCCTCAGGAACGCGAATACCTGGCTGCGATCCGTTCCTCGCTGCTGGCGGGCGTGGCGGCGGCAACCGCGCTGGCGCTGGGCCTCGGCTTGCTCCTGAGCCGCAGCTTGAGCAGCCGCCTGAGTTATCTGACCGATGCCGTGCGCGCCATGCACAAAGGTTCGCTGCTGCAGCAGGTGCCGGTGCGCGGCAAGGATGAGGTGGCGGAGCTGGCGACTGCCTTCAATGCCATGAGCGAGGATCTGGCGCGCAGCCATGCGGAATTGAACGCTTCGCACCAGACCATTCTGCAGCAGGCGGCGCAGTTGCGCGAACTGAGCATCCGCGACGGGCTGACCGGCCTGTATAACCGCCGTCATTTCGACGAGCAGGCCACCACGCTGTTCAACCAGGCCGTGCGCCACCAGCGCCCACTGAGCCTGATGATCGGCGATATCGACCACTTCAAGCGCATCAACGACCAGTTCTCGCACGCTGTCGGCGACGCCGTGCTGCGCCAGGTGAGCGCGCTGCTGCGCAACCATATCCGGCAAAGTGATCTGGTAGCGCGCTATGGCGGCGAGGAATTCGTGCTGGCCCTGCCCGAAACGGCCGGGCCGCAGGCGGTGGCCTTGTGCGAGAAGCTGCGCCGCCGCATTGAGGACCATCCGTGGCAGGACATCCATCCCGGCCTGAAGGTCACGATGAGCATGGGCGTATCCGTCGATGTCGCCAGCGGCAGCGCCGAAGCCATGCTGCGCCAGGCCGATGCGCTGCTGTACCAGGCCAAAGGCGCCGGCCGCAACCAGGTCTGCTTCGCCTAG
- a CDS encoding LysR family transcriptional regulator, whose protein sequence is MHKLDWEDLRCFAAVSRGGSISAAARELGVNHSTVLRRLDGLEQSLGVRLFERFQSGYVLTSAGELLHDHAGEVEERIETAQRALGGLDAELSGSVRLTTTDTLAHGLLMPILQRFRQRHPAVQLQLVLNNSFLNLTRREADIAVRPSNTPPDALVGRKAGVVATAFYASRAYLKELDKQGIARDDWAAQRWVAPDESLSHLSMAKWLAAHVPPQNITLRADSLLAMRDATLAGMGVAPLLCMLAEGERKLVRLAAPEPRFHTQLWVLSHRDLKQVARIKALTQFLYDELRENPHVLPA, encoded by the coding sequence ATGCATAAACTAGACTGGGAAGACTTGCGCTGTTTTGCCGCCGTCAGCCGCGGCGGCAGCATTTCGGCCGCCGCGCGCGAACTGGGCGTCAATCATTCCACCGTGCTGCGCCGCCTCGATGGGCTGGAGCAGTCGCTGGGCGTGCGCCTGTTCGAACGCTTCCAGTCGGGCTATGTGCTGACGTCGGCGGGCGAGCTGCTGCACGACCACGCGGGCGAGGTCGAGGAGCGCATCGAAACGGCCCAGCGCGCCCTGGGCGGACTGGATGCGGAACTGAGCGGCAGCGTGCGCCTGACCACCACCGACACCCTGGCCCATGGCCTACTGATGCCCATCCTTCAGCGCTTCCGCCAGCGCCATCCTGCCGTGCAGCTGCAGCTGGTCCTCAACAACAGCTTCCTGAACCTGACGCGGCGCGAGGCCGACATCGCCGTGCGCCCGTCCAACACGCCGCCCGACGCCCTGGTCGGCCGCAAGGCCGGGGTGGTGGCGACGGCTTTTTACGCTTCGCGCGCCTACCTGAAAGAGCTGGACAAACAGGGCATCGCGCGCGACGACTGGGCCGCGCAGCGCTGGGTGGCGCCGGACGAGAGCCTGAGCCATCTGAGCATGGCGAAATGGCTTGCGGCCCACGTGCCGCCGCAGAACATCACACTACGCGCCGACAGCCTGCTGGCCATGCGCGACGCGACGCTGGCGGGGATGGGCGTGGCGCCCCTGCTCTGCATGCTGGCCGAGGGCGAACGCAAGCTGGTGCGGCTGGCCGCGCCGGAACCGCGTTTTCACACCCAGTTGTGGGTGCTCAGCCACCGCGACTTGAAGCAGGTGGCGCGCATCAAGGCGCTGACGCAATTTCTGTACGACGAGCTGCGCGAAAATCCCCACGTTTTGCCGGCTTAG